A stretch of Saccharothrix texasensis DNA encodes these proteins:
- a CDS encoding helix-turn-helix transcriptional regulator has product MTRGEPPRARSGSTDEPSRSQHRGRAHGTERAELAVRFGGVLRAERAAWGWSQVRLAEAAGVTRESVYRLEGGRQRPSTTMTFALAKALRPGADLRAVVELEARLRIAAGDSLREFSQRTRRRRERLLAEALAGDEVPVNAADPFAGLLMSYLAEAS; this is encoded by the coding sequence ATGACGAGGGGAGAACCACCGCGCGCACGCAGTGGGTCCACGGACGAGCCGTCAAGGTCTCAGCACCGGGGCCGTGCCCACGGCACCGAACGCGCCGAGCTGGCCGTCCGCTTCGGTGGGGTGCTGCGTGCGGAGCGTGCCGCCTGGGGCTGGTCGCAGGTCAGGCTGGCGGAGGCCGCCGGAGTCACGCGCGAGTCTGTGTACCGCCTGGAGGGTGGGCGCCAGCGCCCGTCCACCACGATGACGTTCGCGCTCGCGAAGGCGCTGCGGCCGGGCGCTGACCTGCGGGCCGTGGTCGAGCTGGAGGCGCGGCTGCGCATCGCGGCCGGGGACTCGCTGCGCGAGTTCTCCCAGCGGACCCGGCGGCGGCGTGAGCGGCTGCTGGCGGAGGCGCTGGCTGGCGACGAGGTGCCGGTGAACGCGGCGGACCCGTTCGCCGGGCTGCTCATGTCGTACCTGGCGGAAGCATCGTGA